One Deltaproteobacteria bacterium genomic window carries:
- a CDS encoding primase alpha helix C-terminal domain-containing protein: MKDKVRRVVPNVVKGFFQHLFGVPLTKLGLLLEPMALVESGHGLHAYWIFENPVSLRDATNYQAMLKALQDRLGSDPFHDLPRIMRVPGTMNLKDPGNPVPCQILEADFTRLYSPSDFRFLLNEQLSLNGQADHEGIIPEGRRNKILTAIAGKLRNTGLQADELFKALLGANASRCHPPLPEEEVARIAHSISKYPQNSVTCGKQTNQATRIAALALSRCINENCYRNNLT; encoded by the coding sequence TTGAAAGACAAAGTACGTCGTGTTGTGCCAAATGTTGTCAAAGGATTCTTCCAACACCTCTTTGGGGTCCCACTTACTAAGCTGGGCCTCCTGCTTGAGCCAATGGCTCTTGTGGAGTCAGGTCACGGCCTGCATGCCTACTGGATCTTCGAAAACCCCGTTTCCTTGCGGGACGCCACGAATTACCAGGCGATGCTGAAGGCACTGCAGGACAGGCTCGGTTCTGACCCGTTTCACGACCTGCCTCGCATTATGCGGGTGCCGGGGACGATGAACCTGAAGGACCCGGGGAATCCTGTACCCTGCCAGATTCTCGAGGCAGATTTTACCCGCCTCTATTCACCCTCGGACTTCAGGTTCCTGTTGAACGAGCAGCTCTCCCTGAACGGTCAGGCAGACCATGAGGGGATCATTCCGGAGGGGAGGCGCAATAAGATCCTGACCGCTATTGCCGGAAAGCTGCGAAATACTGGTCTCCAAGCGGATGAACTATTCAAAGCTCTTTTAGGGGCCAATGCCAGTCGGTGTCATCCTCCACTACCAGAAGAGGAGGTCGCCCGGATTGCCCACAGTATCTCGAAATACCCTCAAAATAGCGTTACTTGTGGGAAACAAACAAACCAAGCCACCAGGATTGCGGCGCTTGCCTTGTCCCGTTGCATCAACGAAAATTGTTACCGAAATAATCTGACATGA